A genomic region of Candidatus Pseudomonas phytovorans contains the following coding sequences:
- the rplL gene encoding 50S ribosomal protein L7/L12, producing MSLTNEQIIEAIGQKTVLEVVELIKAMEETFGVTAAVAAAGPAAAAAVVEEQTEFNVVLLEAGEKKVNVIKAVRELTGLGLKEAKEKVDGAPQVVAEGVSKEAAEDAKKKLEEAGAKVELK from the coding sequence ATGTCCCTGACTAACGAGCAAATCATCGAAGCAATCGGCCAGAAAACCGTTCTGGAAGTTGTTGAGCTGATCAAAGCAATGGAAGAAACCTTCGGCGTTACCGCTGCTGTTGCCGCTGCTGGCCCAGCTGCTGCTGCTGCCGTTGTTGAAGAGCAGACCGAGTTCAACGTTGTTCTGCTGGAAGCCGGCGAGAAGAAAGTGAACGTGATTAAAGCCGTTCGTGAGCTGACCGGTCTGGGCCTGAAAGAAGCCAAAGAGAAAGTCGATGGCGCTCCTCAGGTTGTAGCTGAAGGCGTTTCGAAAGAAGCCGCTGAAGACGCTAAGAAGAAGCTGGAAGAAGCAGGCGCTAAAGTCGAGCTGAAGTAA
- the rplJ gene encoding 50S ribosomal protein L10 — MAIKLEDKKAIVAEVNEAAKVALSAVVADARGVTVSAMTGLRKEAREAGVYVRVVRNTLLKRAVEGTEFSILNDAFKGPTLIAFSNEHPGAAARLFKEFAKGQDKFEIKAAAFAGNFIAANQIDVLATLPTRDEAIARLMSVIQGATSKLARTLAAVRDQKEAAAA; from the coding sequence GTGGCAATTAAACTCGAAGACAAGAAGGCCATCGTCGCTGAAGTCAACGAGGCTGCCAAAGTCGCTCTGTCCGCTGTTGTGGCTGATGCCCGTGGTGTGACTGTAAGCGCAATGACCGGACTCCGTAAAGAGGCCCGCGAAGCTGGCGTTTACGTACGTGTCGTACGTAACACCCTGCTCAAGCGCGCTGTTGAAGGCACCGAATTTTCGATCCTCAACGACGCGTTCAAAGGCCCGACCCTGATTGCATTCTCCAACGAACACCCGGGCGCTGCTGCTCGTCTGTTCAAAGAGTTCGCCAAGGGTCAGGACAAGTTCGAGATCAAGGCAGCTGCGTTTGCCGGCAATTTCATTGCCGCCAACCAGATCGATGTACTGGCTACCTTGCCGACCCGTGACGAAGCTATCGCACGTCTGATGAGCGTGATTCAAGGCGCTACCAGCAAGCTGGCTCGTACTCTGGCGGCCGTTCGCGACCAGAAAGAAGCTGCTGCTGCCTAA
- the rplA gene encoding 50S ribosomal protein L1, whose protein sequence is MAKLTKRQKAIAEKIEAGKSYNFEEAATLLASLPAAKFVESYDIAVNLGVDPRKSDQVVRSATVLPHGTGKTVRVAVFTQGPAAEAALAAGADRVGMDDLAAEMKAGDLNYDVVIASPDAMRVVGQLGQVLGPRGLMPNPKVGTVSPDVATAVKNAKAGQVRYRTDKNGIIHTSVGKIGFEAGKLKENVEALIADLKRIKPASSKGIYVKRVTLSTTMGPGLVIDQSSLDV, encoded by the coding sequence ATGGCTAAGCTGACTAAGCGCCAAAAGGCAATCGCCGAGAAAATCGAAGCAGGCAAGTCCTACAACTTCGAAGAAGCGGCAACTCTGCTGGCCTCGCTGCCTGCTGCCAAGTTCGTCGAGTCCTACGACATCGCCGTTAACCTCGGTGTTGACCCGCGTAAATCCGACCAGGTTGTTCGTAGCGCTACTGTGCTGCCGCACGGCACTGGCAAGACCGTTCGCGTTGCCGTCTTCACCCAGGGTCCAGCTGCTGAAGCTGCTCTGGCTGCCGGCGCTGACCGCGTAGGTATGGACGATCTGGCTGCCGAAATGAAAGCCGGTGACCTGAACTATGACGTTGTCATCGCATCGCCTGATGCAATGCGCGTTGTAGGTCAGCTGGGTCAGGTCCTGGGTCCTCGCGGCCTGATGCCTAACCCGAAAGTTGGTACCGTTAGCCCAGACGTAGCCACTGCCGTGAAAAACGCCAAGGCTGGTCAAGTTCGCTACCGTACTGACAAAAACGGTATCATCCACACCTCCGTTGGCAAAATCGGCTTTGAAGCTGGCAAGCTGAAGGAAAACGTTGAAGCCCTGATCGCTGATCTGAAGCGTATCAAGCCAGCTTCCTCGAAAGGTATCTACGTCAAGCGCGTTACCCTGAGCACCACCATGGGCCCAGGTCTGGTCATCGACCAGAGCTCGCTGGACGTGTAA